The window TAGATATTCACTTGTGTTTCATTCCAAAATGTGGGAAATTTTCTATTGAAAATGCATAGGTTGCTCTGAATGGAACCTGGATTGCTGTTTGAAATTTCTTGACTTAAACTTCCCATTCTAGTTTCTGGAGTGCTATCCAGACAATCTATGTATGAGCTATAAGTGTCATCATAAGTATGAGGTTCTTCTTCCATTCCACTGCTTCAATCTTTGATCTTGTTTCCTATATTAAGTTTTAATGTCGACAGAGCTGATCCCTGGAACCTTTCTTATATCAATCTCTTTCATTACTCGTCTTGTCTTTGCTACTTCAGCCCATTGACCTGCCAGAGCATAGAAGTTAGATAACAGGATATGAGTTGCATGGCTTTGAGAGCTCAACTCTGTCAGTCCATTGGCAATCTTCTCCCCAAGATCGTACTCCAAATGATTCATGCATGCACTCAGCAGAGTCTTGTTAGCTATGATCTTTTCCTTGGGTGGCATGAGTTTGATAAACTCCTCTGCTTGGTGCAGAAGCCCTGCTCTGCTCAGGATATCAAGCAAACAACCCAAGTGTTCAATCTTTGGTTGGATTTGGTAAGCTTCCACCATCCTCTTGAACAAGAGGCAGCCTTCTTTAACTAGCCCTGAGCGGCTGCAAGCCATCAAGACGGAAACGAATGTTGCTTGATTTGGCTTAATCCCTTGTTTTTCCATTTCGGTAAACAAACTCAAAGCTTTATCCCCATGCCCATGATTTGCAAGCCCCTCTATTGCTGTTGTCCATGTAAAAACATCTCTAGAATCCATTTTGTAGAAGGTGACCATGGCCTCCTCTAGACTCCCACACTTTGCATACATGTCAATAAGAGCTGTTCCCACAAAAAGATCTTGCCTTGGATTGTTTTGGATTATAAATCGATGAGCTAGTCTACCATTCTGCAGGTCTGCCAAGCTTGCACATGCCGCAAGCACACTTACCATTGTGGTTTCATCTGGTTCTACCATCTCATTCTCCATTTTCCTGAAAAGTTCTATAGCCTTCTTTGGATGCTTTGCCTTGACATATGCATGAATCATCGAATTCCATGAAACAAGGTCTTTAACGCTCATCTGATCAAAGATACCTCGAGCCAAATCTATTGACCCCATATCAACATAGCCATTGAACAAAATGGTATGGGACACTACATCTCTCATGGCAGCCATTTCAACAAACAGACTTTGCGCAGCATCCATCTCCCCACACTTGGTGTAAACCCCCAACAATGCATTGCTCAAACTCAATGCTGGTCTAATCCCCACTTTTATAACATAACCATGAACCTCTTTTCCAAACTCTGTCCCTCCTATCTTTCCACAAGCTGAGAACACAATCACCATAGAGATGTGATCACCTCCTATACCTTCGTACATCATTCTTTTGAACAAAACCAGTACTTCAACTGCATTGTCATTGTAAGCTCCTAGAAGGGTATTCCAACTTGCTAAATCTCTATGAGGCATCCCATCAAACAACCTACGGGCATCGGTTACTTGCCCTGTGGATCCATACAAGTGAAGCAGAGCATTCCCCACATAAACATCAGAATCCAAACCTGTTTTTGTTACATGGGCATGTACTTCTTTGCCCTTTGAAAGTGAACCCATACGCCAACATGCCTTTAGCATAGCTGGATAAGTATACTTATCAGGAAAAACGAATCTTCCTTTAATGAAGTGGTTGTATATGAGAATGGCCGTGATGGGGGTGGGGCTTCTGGAGAAGGCTCTGATGAGGCAATTCCATGTGGGTGTAGCGTGAATGAAAGCAGTTGTGATGGTTTGGGTGAGGACTTGATCAAACACTTTAATGTCAGGGGGTGAGGCTGTGAGGCACACAAGAATTTTTTGCAATTGCCTAGACATGGTGTCATTTCATGATGGATGTGGTGGTGGTTGCTAGAGATAATTGAGAGAAGGAAGCGCCTCCCTTGGCTTTAATAAGTGAAAAGTATTTATCGTGGAGAGGCCATTATGGGTTTGCAGGGATATTATTGGATCAATTCTGTTGGTCCACTATACTTTTTATAATTGAGTCCTGATTCAGTTCAAGTGTTAATGGCATATGCCTTTGTACAGGTGGTTTTAGATTATATTATCTTAGATGTGGCGTTATTCTATTGGGGAGTAGGGATGGGCAAAAAAAATCTCCCGATCAAcctatatgttttttaaataaatatttttaaataaaatggaaaaatctTATAGGTACACATCTTGTttatttgaaaagaatttttaaaatttttagaattcaAGGAAGTataaggggtttttttttttttttttcatattttttttaaacttgtttttacaaacCGTTTTTATcctttacttttaaaataatttttaaaaacaagttttaaaaaatatggttaAAGAGGTtaatgttttccttttgtttttaaaaacgaatgaaaacaatttctatttgtttttaaaaaattgttctttattttattttatttttaaaaattatttaaaagattgTCGACAAAATAGTATTAGAaaattctctaaaatttttaattctttcgctattttaaattttgaaaaaaaaatgcaattaggagtataagataatttttttggtttttataagaattcttatatttaatattttaggtaggagtttctattttttttaatatcccaattattattgaaaaaaaggtaattttttgtAAGATATTTTAAGAAAACACAAGCAAAAGGTAgacatttttctaaaaaaaatatacccCTCAccaaaggaaaaattttcacaagctataattaatttctttattcaatttatttatttttaacatcaatTCTGGTGTAATATATTATACTATATTGTCAATATTTGCAAAATTTTAGAACTATCAACATCTATTTTCTCCCCATAACAAGACATGTGATCCTAGGTGATGGAATCCAATGAATACTTAATTTCAAGGACTACAATTTAAGGCTAATTTCATTTGGtgtaaatatgtttaattattattacttttaaatttctttaggTGAcaccaaaaaaatttattttattaataaaatttaaatagatgTGTTTAACAATTCTttgaaatattctatatatgaaatatatttataagattgttaaatgataaaatttgaaactaagTGGGTGTTTTGTAAACtaatttaatatcttaaaagtgatttaataacttaatttaagttataagtaaattaagtatatttggtaaaatagtTTAATGGTatgttttaaagtaaaaaataagtttaagtaataaataaaataattaatttattattaagtctatatttttattttactttttttatccttatttgtCATTATTACTTTAATGATGTCTTTTACTATTCCATGACTTCTATTATTACTTGATCTCTTTtgtcttaattataatttatgaggataaatatactaatttgatgatttagaataaattttaagttaattttatcaaacaatcttaatacttaaagtaggaattaagtaataagttttaactcaataatttaagtataatttaacttaaagtctatttaagtaattaagtaataagtattaattaagttttaccaaacaccccatACTCAAAGGACCtttgataaaacttaaaatttattatttaatgatttaagttaaattatttttaagttgttaacttaaaatttattatttgttttttactctgagtattaaagttgtttaataaaattaatttaaaatttatttaatctacTTATAAtacgtttgataatgattttaggaagtatttataatatttctaatacttgaaaatttttatctttcaaaaattaaaaatgttagaaacactttctacaatcattaccaaacacacccttaataactcaaattaaatcattaagttaCTTAACTTAAATCAATTCCAGTTTTTCAATCATTTGGACTTGTTCTGCATCTTTCCAATCACAAGTCTCACCTTCCTTTACCATTTGTTCGGGGATTTTAGCgatccaaattttttttgttctgttCTTTGTTTTgatctattttgtttttgttttctttcataaTAGAAACATGTTTATTTAATTAGGTAGCTGCCAAACTCACCAACGAACTGTACTTTGTCTACTCTTCCATGTTACTGTCACTGGATATATGGGAATTAGAGACATCAAGTGGATGCCAAGTGGGGTATTTTGGAAAATGGGTCTTCAAAAATGTCGAATCGGGGCAATCCTATGAACAAAGACAGATAATCACACACACTAAAAATATGTAGTAAACAAAAACCTACAtactaaaatgaaattaaagaaacaaaatgtgAATAAGTAAAAATTTACTCCAACtaaagtgtttatttt of the Vitis vinifera cultivar Pinot Noir 40024 chromosome 10, ASM3070453v1 genome contains:
- the LOC100250720 gene encoding putative pentatricopeptide repeat-containing protein At3g15930, with the protein product MSRQLQKILVCLTASPPDIKVFDQVLTQTITTAFIHATPTWNCLIRAFSRSPTPITAILIYNHFIKGRFVFPDKYTYPAMLKACWRMGSLSKGKEVHAHVTKTGLDSDVYVGNALLHLYGSTGQVTDARRLFDGMPHRDLASWNTLLGAYNDNAVEVLVLFKRMMYEGIGGDHISMVIVFSACGKIGGTEFGKEVHGYVIKVGIRPALSLSNALLGVYTKCGEMDAAQSLFVEMAAMRDVVSHTILFNGYVDMGSIDLARGIFDQMSVKDLVSWNSMIHAYVKAKHPKKAIELFRKMENEMVEPDETTMVSVLAACASLADLQNGRLAHRFIIQNNPRQDLFVGTALIDMYAKCGSLEEAMVTFYKMDSRDVFTWTTAIEGLANHGHGDKALSLFTEMEKQGIKPNQATFVSVLMACSRSGLVKEGCLLFKRMVEAYQIQPKIEHLGCLLDILSRAGLLHQAEEFIKLMPPKEKIIANKTLLSACMNHLEYDLGEKIANGLTELSSQSHATHILLSNFYALAGQWAEVAKTRRVMKEIDIRKVPGISSVDIKT